GGATAAAAGAAAAAATACCTAATCTCAAACATCATACACTTTTTTTTGAGCATGAACTGGATGAACATATTGATTGCATCTATGGAAATAAACAATGGCCAGAAAAACCATTGTTCTACTCTTGCTGTCCTTCAAAAACAGATCCAGATGTGGCGCCAGAAAACGGTGAAAACTTGTTTTTACTAATGCCTGTAGCTACTGGAATTCGCGATGACGAACTCTTAAGGGAATCCTATTTAAAGGAAATCCTTTCCAGAATTGAGACGCATACCGGAACCAGCAATCTGTATGAGAAAATTGAGTATAAAAGAAGCTACTGTGTCCGAGACTTTATCCAAGATTATAATGCTTACGGAGGAAATGCTTATGGTTTAGCCAATACATTGAAGCAAACTGCGGTATTAAAGCCTAAAATCAGGAATAAGAAAATAAACAATCTTTTTTATACAGGACAATTAACCGTACCAGGGCCAGGCGTTCCGCCTTCCATTATTTCGGGAAAAATAGTTGCTAACGAAGTCAATAACCTTAAAATAAAAGTTGATGAAAAAATTGTTTGATGAATTGGCTTATGATGTAAGTAAAAAAACTACACAGAAATACAGTACAAGCTTTTCGCTGGGTATTTTAGCATTAAAGCCTTCTATACGTAAAAGTATTTATGCCATTTACGGGTATGTGAGATTGGCAGATGAAATAGTGGATAGTTTTCATGGTTATGACAAAGAAAAACTGCTGAACAGGCTGAATATTGAAACACATAACGCATTGGAAGAGGGTATATCTCTAAATCCGATTCTCCAATCCTTCCAAGAGACCGTAAATAAATACCATATTGATAAAAAGCTCATCGAGCAATTTCTACATAGTATGGCAATGGATTTGCAAAAGATAGATTACAATTCTGAATTGTACAATGAATATATTTACGGTTCTGCCGAAGTGGTTGGCTTAATGTGCTTACAAGTATTTACCGAAGGGAACAAAGAACAATACGAAAAACTGAAACCTTATGCTATGAAATTGGGTTCGGCATTTCAAAAAATCAATTTCCTAAGGGATCTGAAAGATGATTATCAAATTTTAGGACGTACTTATTTTCCCGATATAGACATGGGCGTATTTGACAATTATGTCAAATGCCAGATCGAAAGGGAAATTGAAGCTGAATTTAGCGAGGCTTTGGAGGGTATTAAAAAACTACCAAGCTCGTCTATGTTTGGAGTTTATTTGGCTTACAAATACTATCTTTCTTTATTTGATAAGATTAAAAAGAAATCATCCAAAGAGATTTTAGAAAACAGGATCAGAATACCTAATTCTCAAAAAGTCTTTGTTGCATTTGAAAGTTATCTTCGCTATAAAGCTACTTTTTTATGAAAAGATTAATCAATGTCGTAGTTATATTATTTTTTATTCAGGTAAATGTATACGCTAATGAAGATGATTTAAATTATATCAGAGCCAACTATAACAAAGCGGTTTCTGACAAAATTTTATGTGCGCAAATAATTCAAGATTTGAAATTAAAAAAAGATGAACCCGTTTATATGGGTTATCTAGGAGGATTTCAGGCTATCTGGGCAAGCCATGTTTTCAGCCCCATTACTAAATTAAAAGTTTTTAATCAGGGCAAAGAACACATTGAAAATGCAATTAAACAAGATCCTGAAAATATCGAATTGAGATTTATTCGCTTGTCAGTTCAAAAAAATGCACCATCTTTTTTGGGTTATAGTTCAATGATAGATCAAGACATCGATTTTTTAAAGACACACAGAAAAGAAATCCGCTCAAACGTAGTGATTAAAAATGTTGAAACACTTTTAAAGGATTAGCCATGAGATATCAGCTTTATAGAGAACAGCAATTAAATTGTGATATGGAAACTGCATGGAGTTTTTTTTCGTCACCAAAAAATCTTTCAAAAATCACCCCAAAAGAAATGAACTTCAAAGTATTAACGGAGTATGACAATACACAAATTTTTGAAGGGATGATTATAGATTATACGGTTTCACCTTTGCTTCATATCCCCATAAAGTGGAGGACTCGAATTACCCAGGTTGAATGGAATAAAAGCTTCACTGATTTTCAAGAGAAAGGACCCTATAAATATTGGAACCATTTTCATGAATTTATTCCTAACGAAAGTGGTATACTTATGAAAGATACTGTAAATTACGAACTGCCTCTGGGCTTTTTAGGCACCCTTGCTCATAGCATTTTTGTGAAAAATAAACTCGCAGATATTTTTAATTACCGCTATCAAATTTTAGAAAAGATGTTTAATCAAGCTAGTAAATCATGAATTTTTTAATCACGTTAATTACTTTTGTACTAATGGAGGGAGCCACATGGCTTATCCATAAATACATTATGCATGGTTTATTATGGGTTTTACACAAAGACCATCATGACCATAGTAATGAAGGCTTTCTTGAAAAGAACGATTATTTTTTCATCATATTTGCTATACCTACTATAGCTTTAATGTACTTTGGCTCTTTACAAAATTTCAATTATTGTTTTTTTATTGGATTAGGAATCATGTTATATGGCATGGCGTATTTTTTTGTACACGATGTCTTTATCCATCAACGGATCAAATTTTTGAGTCAGACCAAAAATCCGTATTTTTTAGCTTTACGCAGAGCTCATAAACAACACCACAGACATATTGGAAAAGAAGACGGTGAGTGTTTTGGTTTTTTATATGTTCCTTTAAAATATTTCAAAATGTATTTTAAACCACAAAAACAATGACATATACCTATTCACTCATATTATTTTTTGCAGTTATCATCTGTTTCATCGCATCGTTTGATAAAAGAATTCTTTTCAATCTCTATTTTGGAGCCTTTATAAAAGCCGCAATTATAGTAGCAATTCCATTTATAGCATGGGATGTATGGTTTACTTATAAAGGCGTATGGTGGTTTAATACAGCATATACCGTCGGAATTGTAATAGCGGGATTACCTATTGAAGAATGGCTTTTTTTTATTTGCATTCCATTTTCTTGTGTATTTACCTATTTCTGTATCGATAAATTTTTCAAATTAGACTGGCTAAACGGCTTCAATAATGTTATCGTTTTTATCAGTGTAATTATTTGTTCCGTTGTAGCACTGTTACACTACACCAAAATTTACACACTTGTAACTGCAATAGCAACATTGGCTACATTAGTGTTTTTGCATTTTATCGCCCGTGTAAACTGGATCAGCAAAGCTTCTTTGGTATTTACCATATTAATGCTGGGCTTTTTCCCTGTAAATGGTTTATTAACAGGTAGCGGATTAAATGCACCTATTGTCAATTATAATCCTAACGATTTCTTGGGAATACGAATGCTGACCATACCTATTGAAGATGCCGTATATGGTTACACACAGTTTT
This genomic interval from Pseudopedobacter saltans DSM 12145 contains the following:
- a CDS encoding phytoene/squalene synthase family protein, whose amino-acid sequence is MKKLFDELAYDVSKKTTQKYSTSFSLGILALKPSIRKSIYAIYGYVRLADEIVDSFHGYDKEKLLNRLNIETHNALEEGISLNPILQSFQETVNKYHIDKKLIEQFLHSMAMDLQKIDYNSELYNEYIYGSAEVVGLMCLQVFTEGNKEQYEKLKPYAMKLGSAFQKINFLRDLKDDYQILGRTYFPDIDMGVFDNYVKCQIEREIEAEFSEALEGIKKLPSSSMFGVYLAYKYYLSLFDKIKKKSSKEILENRIRIPNSQKVFVAFESYLRYKATFL
- a CDS encoding SRPBCC family protein, with the protein product MRYQLYREQQLNCDMETAWSFFSSPKNLSKITPKEMNFKVLTEYDNTQIFEGMIIDYTVSPLLHIPIKWRTRITQVEWNKSFTDFQEKGPYKYWNHFHEFIPNESGILMKDTVNYELPLGFLGTLAHSIFVKNKLADIFNYRYQILEKMFNQASKS
- a CDS encoding sterol desaturase family protein, whose product is MNFLITLITFVLMEGATWLIHKYIMHGLLWVLHKDHHDHSNEGFLEKNDYFFIIFAIPTIALMYFGSLQNFNYCFFIGLGIMLYGMAYFFVHDVFIHQRIKFLSQTKNPYFLALRRAHKQHHRHIGKEDGECFGFLYVPLKYFKMYFKPQKQ
- a CDS encoding lycopene cyclase domain-containing protein; this encodes MTYTYSLILFFAVIICFIASFDKRILFNLYFGAFIKAAIIVAIPFIAWDVWFTYKGVWWFNTAYTVGIVIAGLPIEEWLFFICIPFSCVFTYFCIDKFFKLDWLNGFNNVIVFISVIICSVVALLHYTKIYTLVTAIATLATLVFLHFIARVNWISKASLVFTILMLGFFPVNGLLTGSGLNAPIVNYNPNDFLGIRMLTIPIEDAVYGYTQFLLVLYFFKKFSST